In the Chryseobacterium sp. MYb264 genome, one interval contains:
- the hutG gene encoding formimidoylglutamase — MIWQGRLDGEELLLHRIFQRVKEESNYDFISTGDFVLHGFAVDEGVRRNQGRQGAKDAPDLIRKNMANFPVIRPNFSLLDFGNVTCEDGHLENTQNQLAKNVSKVLLKGGKSMVLGGGHEVTYAHYLGMKTAFPEQKIGIINIDAHFDNRQPENGVGASSGTGFWQIAQEGEIHSLHIGIQRNSNTLKLFDTAHHYGMKYILSDELFFENLLSIYQRIDELLENVDYTYLTICMDVFNASIAPGVSASAYNGIFADATFMHFYRHILKSEKLLALDVAEVNPRYDIQDRTARLAACLMNEWLMI; from the coding sequence ATGATTTGGCAGGGAAGATTAGACGGAGAAGAACTTCTTCTCCACAGAATATTTCAGAGAGTAAAAGAGGAAAGTAATTACGATTTTATTTCAACGGGAGACTTCGTTTTACACGGGTTTGCCGTTGATGAGGGCGTGAGGAGAAACCAAGGTCGGCAGGGAGCGAAAGATGCTCCCGATCTGATTCGCAAAAATATGGCTAATTTTCCGGTGATCCGTCCTAATTTTTCTTTGCTGGATTTCGGAAATGTTACCTGTGAGGATGGGCATCTGGAGAATACCCAGAATCAGCTTGCCAAAAATGTTTCAAAAGTTTTATTAAAAGGCGGAAAATCTATGGTATTGGGTGGCGGGCATGAGGTAACCTATGCTCATTATCTGGGGATGAAAACAGCTTTTCCGGAGCAGAAAATAGGAATTATAAATATTGATGCCCACTTCGATAACAGGCAACCCGAAAATGGAGTAGGAGCAAGTTCAGGAACCGGTTTTTGGCAGATTGCCCAGGAGGGTGAAATTCATTCACTTCATATCGGTATTCAGAGAAATTCAAATACCCTGAAATTATTTGATACTGCTCATCATTACGGAATGAAGTATATTCTCTCAGACGAACTATTTTTTGAGAACCTTTTGTCGATCTATCAGCGAATTGATGAGTTGTTGGAAAATGTTGATTATACCTATTTAACGATTTGTATGGATGTTTTTAATGCTTCCATTGCGCCCGGAGTTTCTGCTTCGGCATATAATGGTATCTTTGCAGATGCAACATTTATGCATTTTTACAGACATATTTTAAAAAGTGAAAAACTTCTGGCGCTCGATGTTGCAGAAGTAAATCCCCGCTATGACATCCAGGACAGAACGGCAAGACTGGCGGCCTGTCTTATGAATGAGTGGCTAATGATTTAA
- a CDS encoding DUF695 domain-containing protein produces the protein MGSEEKHIKTYQDFWDWFLANERKFHDVIRSGTEIEENFFDCIAPKLHQINTGYYFLAGMADDLTAELIITVEGEVKNIIFAEEIIKEAPQIKGWKFTALKPELGIENVNIELEGLKFTGDTIFFYSNDFEEYPDEIDITLVYENFKEEIKDPVTTGICIFLDHFLGELNFATQIDTFNIIGKENAKKDLIPITKLKDFLKWREREFTEKYKNEKISSGDEEFSILEAELMNGLPLIAAINTSLLKYDSKASYPWVSVLKIHYEGDDNSGLPEIEDYKKLSEIEDRIVAELKREDGHLYIGRESADNIRESYFVSKDFRQPSKVLHRVIQDNSSYKISLDIYKDKYWQSFERYTVN, from the coding sequence ATGGGGAGTGAAGAAAAGCATATTAAGACCTATCAGGATTTTTGGGACTGGTTTTTAGCCAACGAAAGAAAATTTCATGATGTTATCCGGTCAGGAACAGAGATTGAAGAGAATTTTTTCGATTGTATTGCTCCTAAGCTTCATCAGATTAATACCGGTTACTATTTCCTCGCGGGGATGGCCGATGATCTTACAGCAGAGCTTATTATAACTGTTGAAGGTGAAGTGAAAAATATTATTTTTGCTGAGGAAATTATTAAAGAAGCACCACAGATAAAAGGCTGGAAATTTACTGCTTTAAAACCCGAACTGGGAATTGAGAATGTAAATATAGAGTTGGAAGGTCTGAAATTTACCGGAGATACGATCTTTTTTTATTCTAATGATTTTGAAGAGTACCCAGATGAGATTGATATTACCCTGGTGTATGAAAATTTTAAAGAAGAAATTAAAGATCCCGTAACCACAGGAATATGTATATTTTTGGATCATTTTTTAGGTGAGCTCAACTTTGCAACACAGATTGATACCTTTAATATCATAGGAAAAGAGAATGCCAAAAAAGATCTTATTCCCATTACAAAACTAAAAGATTTCCTTAAATGGAGGGAAAGGGAATTTACGGAAAAATATAAAAATGAAAAAATATCTTCAGGTGATGAAGAGTTTTCGATTCTGGAGGCTGAACTTATGAATGGGCTGCCTCTTATAGCAGCTATTAATACTTCATTATTAAAATACGATTCAAAGGCTTCTTATCCTTGGGTTTCGGTTTTGAAAATTCATTATGAGGGAGATGATAATAGCGGACTTCCGGAAATAGAAGATTATAAAAAGCTGAGTGAGATTGAAGACCGTATCGTAGCAGAACTGAAAAGAGAAGATGGGCATCTTTATATCGGCAGAGAAAGTGCAGATAACATTCGGGAAAGTTATTTTGTAAGCAAAGATTTTAGACAGCCCTCTAAAGTTTTGCATCGGGTGATACAGGATAATTCCTCATATAAGATTTCATTAGATATTTATAAAGATAAATACTGGCAGAGTTTTGAACGTTATACTGTAAATTAA
- the hutI gene encoding imidazolonepropionase, translated as MKLIGPFKQVVTLANLPLRGKLSDEQLEVIVDGGILINQDKIQQIGNFEILKSENQHVEIDAIEGEQIALPAFVDSHTHICFGGNRANDFAMRNAGKTYLEIAESGGGIWSSVQHTREASGEELLKTLVERIDFLMSLGIATIEVKSGYGLDAENELKMLRIIKRAQEQTKATLVPTCLSAHLKPRDFDGSNEEYLNYILTDILPKVKEENLAKRVDIFIEKSAFQPVESKDFLVKAKELGFEITVHADQFTPGSSRIAVEVGARSADHLEATIDEDIDFLAASDTVATALPGASLGLGEKFTPARKLLDAGAIVAIASDWNPGSAPMGNLITQASILATFEKLTTAEVLAAMTFRAAFALSLEDRGRLVQGQNADFVTFKTPNFQNILYNQGSLKAENVYIGGNKIQEHGE; from the coding sequence ATGAAACTGATAGGACCTTTCAAACAAGTCGTAACCCTTGCCAATCTTCCGTTAAGAGGAAAACTTTCTGATGAACAACTCGAAGTGATTGTTGATGGCGGAATTTTAATCAATCAGGATAAAATTCAGCAAATCGGAAATTTTGAAATATTAAAATCTGAAAATCAGCATGTAGAGATTGACGCGATTGAAGGTGAGCAAATCGCTCTTCCGGCTTTCGTTGATTCTCATACCCATATTTGCTTTGGCGGAAACCGGGCGAATGATTTTGCGATGCGTAATGCGGGAAAAACGTATCTTGAAATTGCTGAAAGCGGAGGCGGAATCTGGAGTTCTGTCCAGCATACCAGGGAAGCTTCGGGTGAAGAATTATTGAAAACTCTAGTAGAAAGAATTGATTTTTTAATGTCTCTGGGAATTGCGACAATTGAAGTTAAGAGTGGTTATGGTCTAGATGCCGAGAATGAACTGAAAATGCTTCGGATTATCAAGAGAGCTCAGGAGCAGACAAAAGCGACTTTGGTTCCGACCTGCCTTTCTGCCCATTTAAAGCCGAGAGATTTTGATGGAAGCAATGAAGAATATCTGAATTATATTTTAACCGATATTTTACCGAAAGTAAAAGAAGAAAATCTCGCGAAACGTGTGGATATCTTTATTGAAAAATCAGCATTTCAACCTGTGGAGAGTAAAGACTTTTTAGTTAAAGCTAAAGAACTGGGGTTTGAAATTACCGTTCATGCAGATCAGTTTACACCGGGAAGCTCAAGAATTGCTGTGGAAGTAGGCGCCAGATCCGCTGACCACTTGGAAGCCACGATAGATGAGGATATTGATTTTTTAGCCGCATCAGATACCGTGGCTACAGCATTGCCCGGTGCAAGTTTAGGATTGGGGGAGAAATTCACTCCGGCCAGAAAATTATTGGACGCGGGCGCCATTGTAGCTATTGCAAGCGACTGGAATCCTGGGTCTGCGCCTATGGGAAATCTTATTACTCAGGCTTCCATTTTAGCCACATTTGAAAAGTTAACGACTGCAGAAGTGCTGGCAGCAATGACCTTCCGTGCTGCTTTTGCTCTTAGTTTAGAAGATAGGGGAAGATTGGTACAGGGACAAAATGCAGATTTTGTTACCTTTAAAACACCTAATTTTCAAAATATTCTTTATAATCAGGGAAGTCTGAAGGCAGAGAATGTTTATATTGGTGGAAATAAAATACAAGAACATGGGGAGTGA
- the ruvB gene encoding Holliday junction branch migration DNA helicase RuvB — translation MPDFLHPDKDNYSSEELAQEEQIRPQSFKDFAGQRKTLENLEVFVTAAKRRGGALDHVLLHGPPGLGKTTLANIIANELGVNCKITSGPVLDKPGSLAGLLTNLEENDVLFIDEIHRLSPVVEEYLYSAMEDYKIDIMLETGPNARSVQIGLNPFTLVGATTRSGMLTKPMLARFGIQSRLEYYTIELLSMIIIRSSRVLGVKIYEDAAIEIARRSRGTPRIANALLRRVRDFAEIKGNGEIEIEITKYALNSLNVDEFGLDEMDNKIMRVMIENFKGKPVGISALATSIAENPETLEEVYEPFLIQEGFIIRTPRGREVTEKAYKHLNIAIPRNPGELF, via the coding sequence ATGCCTGATTTTTTACATCCAGACAAAGACAATTATTCTTCTGAGGAGCTCGCTCAGGAAGAACAGATCCGGCCCCAGAGCTTTAAAGATTTTGCGGGACAGAGAAAAACCCTGGAAAATCTTGAGGTTTTTGTGACTGCTGCCAAAAGACGTGGTGGTGCGTTAGACCATGTTCTCCTGCATGGGCCTCCCGGTCTGGGAAAAACCACTTTGGCCAATATTATAGCCAATGAGCTTGGTGTCAACTGCAAAATAACATCCGGTCCTGTATTGGATAAGCCCGGAAGTTTAGCCGGGTTACTGACCAATCTTGAAGAAAACGATGTTCTTTTTATTGATGAAATCCACCGACTTTCACCTGTTGTGGAAGAATATCTGTATTCTGCAATGGAAGATTATAAAATCGATATTATGCTGGAAACGGGTCCGAATGCAAGAAGTGTTCAGATTGGTTTAAATCCTTTTACTTTGGTGGGAGCAACCACCAGAAGTGGAATGCTGACCAAACCAATGCTGGCAAGATTCGGGATACAAAGCAGACTGGAATATTATACCATTGAATTGTTGTCGATGATTATCATCCGAAGTTCAAGAGTTTTGGGTGTGAAAATATATGAGGATGCAGCGATTGAAATTGCCAGAAGAAGTCGTGGAACGCCGAGAATTGCCAATGCTCTTTTAAGAAGGGTTCGCGATTTTGCTGAAATTAAAGGCAACGGAGAAATTGAAATTGAGATCACAAAATATGCCCTAAATTCATTGAATGTAGATGAATTTGGTCTGGACGAAATGGATAACAAAATTATGCGGGTGATGATTGAAAACTTTAAAGGTAAACCGGTAGGAATTTCTGCTTTGGCAACCTCAATTGCTGAAAATCCTGAAACACTGGAGGAAGTTTATGAGCCGTTTTTGATTCAGGAAGGATTTATTATCCGGACGCCAAGAGGTCGTGAAGTGACTGAAAAGGCCTATAAACATTTGAATATTGCGATTCCGAGAAATCCGGGAGAATTATTTTAG
- a CDS encoding FMN-binding negative transcriptional regulator produces MFIPKLYKSEDYHLMKEIIRENSFALLISSVDKIRATHAMMMLNEDDKENLYIETHISRANPQAKTLKNGDEVLCDFLGAHTYISSSWYDHINVSTWNYEAVQIYGKIELMNTDELYRHLDRLTSKYESSQQCPVMVKNMGKEFVEKEMKGAFGMKITPTEIFIKQKLSQNRKEHDFQNIISNLEKGNENGKRVAEKMKQLKK; encoded by the coding sequence ATGTTTATTCCTAAATTATATAAAAGTGAAGATTATCATCTGATGAAAGAAATCATCCGAGAGAATTCCTTTGCTTTATTAATCTCTTCTGTAGATAAAATTCGGGCAACCCATGCGATGATGATGTTGAATGAAGATGACAAAGAAAATCTTTATATTGAAACTCATATTTCCAGAGCCAATCCACAGGCGAAAACCCTGAAAAACGGAGATGAGGTGCTCTGTGATTTTTTAGGAGCACATACCTATATTTCGAGCAGTTGGTATGATCATATCAATGTTTCGACATGGAATTATGAAGCGGTACAGATTTACGGAAAGATTGAATTAATGAACACTGATGAACTGTACCGGCATTTGGACAGATTGACATCGAAATATGAAAGCTCTCAGCAATGCCCGGTGATGGTAAAAAATATGGGCAAAGAGTTTGTGGAAAAGGAAATGAAAGGTGCTTTTGGAATGAAAATAACCCCTACTGAGATTTTTATTAAACAGAAACTCTCTCAAAACAGGAAAGAACATGATTTTCAAAATATAATTTCAAACCTAGAAAAAGGGAATGAAAATGGAAAACGAGTGGCAGAAAAGATGAAACAATTGAAAAAATAA
- a CDS encoding MBL fold metallo-hydrolase — MKLYPIQCGKFKLDGGAMFGVVPKSLWEKTNPADEKNLIELGTRSLLVEDGKKLILIDCGLGNKQDDKFFGHYSLWGDDNLDKNLSKYGFVKEDITDVFLTHLHFDHCGGAIEWNDDKTGYRPAFKNAHFWTNENHWQWATEPNAREKASFLKENIIPIQESGQLNFLPLPTTGNYGFAPDLKMDVIFVDGHTEKQMLPVLQYQEKTIVFAADLIPTVGHINQVYVMGYDTRPLLTLEEKGKFLKQCVDNEYLLFFEHDAHHELASLKMTEKGVRLDETFSFNDVFGY; from the coding sequence ATGAAATTATATCCAATACAATGTGGAAAATTTAAACTGGATGGCGGTGCCATGTTTGGAGTCGTCCCAAAGAGTTTGTGGGAAAAGACTAATCCTGCAGACGAAAAAAATCTGATAGAACTGGGAACCCGCTCCCTCCTTGTGGAAGACGGCAAAAAATTAATCTTAATTGATTGCGGTCTCGGAAACAAACAGGATGATAAATTCTTTGGGCACTATTCGCTTTGGGGAGATGATAACTTAGATAAAAACCTCAGTAAATATGGTTTTGTCAAGGAAGATATCACCGATGTTTTTCTGACTCACCTTCACTTTGACCATTGTGGTGGCGCGATTGAATGGAATGATGATAAAACGGGCTACAGACCCGCCTTTAAAAATGCTCATTTCTGGACCAATGAAAACCATTGGCAGTGGGCGACAGAACCAAATGCACGAGAAAAAGCAAGTTTCCTGAAGGAAAATATTATCCCGATTCAGGAAAGCGGGCAACTGAACTTCTTACCCCTTCCGACCACTGGAAATTACGGTTTTGCCCCGGATCTGAAAATGGATGTTATTTTTGTGGACGGGCATACGGAAAAGCAAATGCTTCCTGTGCTGCAATATCAGGAAAAGACCATAGTTTTTGCGGCAGATTTAATACCAACCGTTGGGCACATTAATCAGGTTTATGTTATGGGATATGACACACGCCCCCTTTTAACCCTTGAAGAAAAAGGGAAATTTCTTAAACAATGTGTGGATAACGAATACCTGCTCTTCTTTGAACATGATGCCCACCACGAACTGGCAAGTCTGAAAATGACTGAAAAAGGAGTGAGACTGGATGAAACATTTAGCTTTAATGATGTTTTCGGATATTAA
- the coaE gene encoding dephospho-CoA kinase (Dephospho-CoA kinase (CoaE) performs the final step in coenzyme A biosynthesis.) — translation MEELHSETQKADPDPLSSPKIIGLTGGIGSGKTTVAQFIEEFGFPVYYSDDRAKDIVNDNDDLKLKIKKLLGDEAYDESGLYNRKFVASKVFNNKELLQSLNEIIHPAVRIDFEEWVKRQTKYLVFKETALLFELKLNRQCYRSILVTAEDNIRAKRVMDRDGKTYREVEAVMEKQMPEKEKVRLASCIIYNNTNLDDLKEQTEKIIFDIE, via the coding sequence ATGGAAGAATTACATTCAGAAACTCAGAAAGCAGACCCTGATCCGTTATCTTCGCCCAAAATCATTGGGTTGACAGGCGGAATCGGTTCTGGAAAAACAACGGTTGCCCAATTCATTGAAGAGTTCGGATTCCCGGTATATTATTCGGATGACAGAGCCAAGGATATTGTGAACGACAATGATGATTTAAAGCTAAAAATCAAGAAACTTTTAGGTGATGAGGCTTATGATGAAAGTGGACTTTACAACAGAAAATTTGTTGCTTCAAAGGTGTTTAACAATAAAGAATTACTTCAAAGTTTAAATGAAATTATTCATCCTGCTGTTCGGATCGATTTTGAAGAATGGGTAAAGAGACAAACGAAGTACCTCGTTTTCAAAGAGACGGCTCTTCTGTTTGAGCTCAAGCTCAACAGGCAGTGCTACCGCTCTATTTTAGTGACGGCTGAAGATAATATCAGGGCAAAAAGAGTGATGGACAGAGACGGCAAAACCTACCGTGAAGTAGAAGCCGTTATGGAAAAGCAGATGCCCGAGAAAGAAAAGGTAAGGCTGGCTAGCTGCATCATCTATAACAATACCAATCTGGATGATTTAAAGGAACAAACTGAAAAGATCATCTTCGATATCGAATAA